One segment of Nothobranchius furzeri strain GRZ-AD chromosome 13, NfurGRZ-RIMD1, whole genome shotgun sequence DNA contains the following:
- the LOC107380636 gene encoding odorant receptor 131-2: protein MANSSLVISNVSVKRFADTVILSEIFAGVCFCINLLLIITFFQKDTFYTNMRYILFANTLLSDCVNLIMTNLALMLAFFRVTIQVRSCLIIVIFSSVYNFVTPVTLTAMALERYVAICMPLRHAELCTLLRALQSVLIVHCISCVPCLVTLTIYFISASFSYLKENALCSVEVFIFYKWQGHLRSALSQFYFLVMSIIITFSYIQIMKVAKVASGENKESTQKGLRTVLLHGLQLLLCLIQLWSPLIESAALLIDYEFFVTIRFLDYIFFNLAPRCLCPLIYGLRDKNFNLALKQLLFCYQFKDKVIC, encoded by the coding sequence ATGGCTAATAGCTCTCTTGTTATTAGTAATGTCTCAGTTAAAAGATTTGCTGACACTGTGATTCTTTCTGAGATTTTTGCGGgggtttgtttttgcattaaCCTTTTGCTAATTATCACATTTTTCCAAAAGGACACCTTCTACACAAACATGCGCTACATTTTATTTGCCAACACATTACTGTCCGACTGTGTGAATTTGATTATGACAAATTTGGCGCTAATGTTGGCTTTTTTCCGTGTTACTATTCAAGTCAGGTCATGTCTCATCATTGttattttttcatctgtttacAACTTTGTCACCCCGGTGACTCTGACAGCAATGGCCCTGGAGCGTTATGTGGCTATATGCATGCCTCTGCGGCATGCAGAGCTGTGCACCCTTTTGAGAGCTTTGCAGAGTGTCCTCATCGTTCACTGCATCAGTTGTGTCCCCTGCTTAGTGACTCTTACGATCTATTTTATATCAGCCTCGTTCAGCTACCTCAAGGAAAACGCACTCTGTTCAGTGGAAGTTTTCATTTTCTACAAATGGCAGGGTCATCTGAGATCAGCTCTAAGTCAGTTCTACTTTTTGGTCATGAGCATCATCATTACTTTCTCCTATATCCAAATAATGAAAGTGGCCAAAGTGGCATCAGGAGAAAATAAGGAGTCAACACAAAAAGGCCTCAGAACGGTGCTTCTGCATGGTTTACAGCTGCTGCTGTGCCTCATCCAGCTATGGTCTCCCCTCATTGAAAGTGCAGCGCTTCTGATCGACTATGAGTTCTTTGTGACCATCAGGTTCTTGGACTACATATTTTTTAACCTTGCTCCAAGATGTTTGTGTCCTCTCATTTATGGCCTCAGGGATAAAAATTTTAATCTGGCACTTAAACAACTGTTGTTCTGTTATCAGTTCAAGGACAAAGTAATATGCTGA